One Trichomycterus rosablanca isolate fTriRos1 chromosome 12, fTriRos1.hap1, whole genome shotgun sequence DNA window includes the following coding sequences:
- the gja5a gene encoding gap junction protein, alpha 5a, producing MGDWSLLGNFLEEVQEHSTSVGKVWLTILFIFRILVLGTAAESSWGDEQSDFMCDTQQPGCTNVCYDRAFPIAHIRYWVLQIVFVSTPSLIYMGHAMHTVRMEEKRRQREQEKQEANDGGVGAKGGDKDYLEQREKASEAPAKFLLKGALLQTYVLSILIRLVMEVVFIVIQYMMYGIFLEALYHCNTLPCPNPVNCYMSRPTEKNVFIVFMLVVAAVSLFLSVLELYHLGWKQCRCCFQMYMNRHANNSDTDTSSKNAKISAPMLDMPTAGMNISDSPQVRQSINCTPPPDFNQCLASATGTVSPHLHHHNLNPIHSNYQPFTNHLAHQQNSANLATERHSRRSQDNLKVNEDFLRMSYEPSLSVAPCSHSLCAATPSAPSTPKSSSSFNTDKRHLSKTSGSSTSRVRPDLAV from the coding sequence ATGGGGGACTGGAGTCTCCTTGGAAACTTCCTGGAAGAGGTACAGGAACACTCTACCTCTGTAGGAAAGGTATGGCTCACTATCCTCTTCATCTTCCGCATTCTGGTGCTGGGCACAGCGGCCGAGTCATCTTGGGGTGACGAGCAATCCGACTTCATGTGCGACACCCAGCAGCCTGGTTGCACCAACGTCTGCTATGACCGAGCATTCCCTATCGCCCACATCCGATACTGGGTACTTCAGATTGTCTTTGTCTCCACTCCCTCTCTTATTTACATGGGCCACGCCATGCATACTGTGCGCATGGAAGAAAAACGAAGGCAGCGAGAGCAGGAGAAGCAGGAGGCAAATGATGGAGGAGTGGGTGCTAAAGGTGGTGACAAGGACTACCTGGAGCAGAGGGAGAAAGCATCTGAAGCACCAGCCAAGTTTCTCCTAAAAGGAGCACTTCTGCAGACATATGTGTTAAGCATTCTGATTCGTTTGGTCATGGAAGTGGTCTTCATTGTTATACAGTACATGATGTATGGAATCTTTTTGGAGGCTTTGTACCACTGCAACACCTTGCCATGTCCCAACCCAGTCAACTGCTACATGTCACGGCCAACAGAAAAGAATGTCTTCATCGTGTTCATGCTGGTGGTTGCAGCTGTATCCTTGTTCCTCAGTGTTCTGGAGCTCTACCACCTTGGCTGGAAGCAGTGCAGGTGCTGCTTTCAAATGTACATGAACAGACATGCTAacaacagtgacactgacaccaGCAGCAAAAATGCCAAGATTTCTGCTCCAATGTTAGACATGCCAACTGCTGGAATGAATATTTCAGACTCCCCTCAGGTGCGCCAGTCTATAAACTGCACCCCACCACCAGATTTCAACCAGTGCTTAGCATCTGCAACAGGAACAGTTTCACCTCATCTTCATCACCATAATCTTAATCCTATCCACTCAAACTACCAGCCCTTCACCAACCATTTGGCCCACCAGCAGAACTCAGCAAACTTGGCCACCGAGCGCCACTCCCGCCGCAGCCAAGACAACCTAAAGGTAAATGAGGACTTTCTGAGGATGAGCTATGAGCCTTCGCTAAGTGTTGCACCTTGTAGTCACAGCCTTTGTGCAGCAACACCAAGTGCTCCCTCCACACCAAAATCCAGTTCCAGCTTCAACACAGACAAACGGCACCTTAGTAAGACCAGTGGCTCCAGTACCAGCAGAGTCCGGCCGGACCTGGCAGtgtga